The genomic segment CCAGCAGGTTGCCGGTCTGGAAGGCGGCGTTGCCCACGCCGATCGCCGCCACGACGAGGCCCACCGCGAGCACCCGCGTCAGGCCCGACCAACGGGCGCGAATGGCCTCGCCCAGGCCGGCGCCGGTCACCAGGCCCAGCCGCGCCGACATCTCCTGCAGCACCAGCGTCGCGCCGACCGAGAACGCCAGCGCCCACAGCATGCGGTACCCGAACTGGACCCCGGCGAGGGTGCAGGTGGTGACGGTGCCGGGGCCGATGAACGCGGCGACGACCAGGCTCCCGGGCCCGCTGCCCCGGCCGGCGCGCGCGCGGCTCACGCGCGGCTACGCGCGCGGGAAGGGTAGACTCACCACGCGCACTGCGTCGGACGCAGGCCCAGCCGCGGAGGCCAGCGCCGTCCCCGGCGCGATCTCCCTGCGCGCGTACCCGAGGGCGATCCTGCCCAGACGTGGTGAGTCCGCGGCGCTGGTGATCCGCGCGACCACTTTGGGCCCGCCCGGCTCGACCAGCTCGGCCCCCGCCACGAGCGCCTCCGCGGCCTCCGCGGTCGAAGCCAGGTCGGCGGCTCCCGCCGCCTCGAACCCGCGCAGGTGCCAGTTCACGTGTCCGCGGTGCAGGATACGGATGATCACCTCCTGCCCGGTGTAGCAGCCCTTTGTCTGGCTGATCGCGCGATCCTCGATGCCCGCCTCGATCGGGATCCGTTCCTCGTCCAGCTCCGCGCCCCACGCCGGGTTGCCCGCCTCCACCCGGAGGGCCTGCAGCGCCGCGTCGTCCAGCCGCGCCGCTCCGTCGGCCTCCAGCCGCGCCTCCAGGGTCGCGATCGACACCTCCGGCCCCACCGCATCCACCCCCGGGACGCCGGCGAAGTCGGTGCCGGCGACGAGTAACCCGTCCGGGGCCCGCGTGAGCGCGTCGGGCGAGTCATCGACGTCGACGTCCAGCGTCGCGGCGAGTCGAGAGGCGGCGGCGGGCCCGTACACGCCCAGGACGCGGCCTTCGAACGCGCTCGCGCGGGCCATGCGCGGAGGCACGTAGCGGCCGAAGTGCTCGAGCACCGCATGCCGCGCGGCGGCGGGCACGTCCAGGAGGAGCGCGCCGTCGGGGCCCGGCAGGACGCGCAGGTCGGACACCATGCGACCCTTCGGCGTGAGGAGCGCGCTGTAGACGCACGCCCCCGCCGCAACGCCGCTCACGTCGTTCGTCGCCAGCCCCTGCAGCATCGCCGTGGGGTCGCGGCCCTCCAGCAGGAGCAGCGTTCGGTCCGAGCGGTCGGCCAGCGCGAGCGACTCCCGCGCGGCGTCGTAAGCGGCCCGGCTCAAGGCATGCCCCGCTGGCGGAGCTCGCGCAGGATCCCGCGCACGCGCCGCCGGTCGGCCGCTCCGGGCGCCACCTCCAGGTAGCGCTGCAGGTCTTCTATGGCTTCGGAAAAGCGCCCCGAGCGCGCTAGCAAGATGCCCCGGTCGCGCAGCTCGTCCGCCGCGTCGGGCACGACGAGCAGCAGCCGGTCCACGGCCTGGAGCGCCCGCGTGTCATCCCGGGCGTTCAGGTAGATCGCCTTGAGGTTGGTGAGAAGGCGCGCCAGCATCTCCCGGCGACCGGCCTCCTCGAGGAAAGACGGGTTCATGCGCACGCTGCCGCCGTACACGCGGTCCAGCAGCGCCTGGGCCTCGTCCTCGAAGCGGATCGCGCCGCCGGCGAAGGGGTCGATCAGCAGGCGCGTGCCCTCGCCCTCGTAGGCCACCAGGAAGTGCCCGGGGAAGTTCA from the Gemmatimonadota bacterium genome contains:
- a CDS encoding tetratricopeptide repeat protein, whose amino-acid sequence is MDVPDAEVNLAAAALLIAAEEYPQLPVAAYLGRLDILAERARDRLGDENAPPVVLQAALRVLFQEEELRGNADAYYDPRNSFLNDVLDRRLGIPLTLSIVLLEVGWRLGLPLVGVNFPGHFLVAYEGEGTRLLIDPFAGGAIRFEDEAQALLDRVYGGSVRMNPSFLEEAGRREMLARLLTNLKAIYLNARDDTRALQAVDRLLLVVPDAADELRDRGILLARSGRFSEAIEDLQRYLEVAPGAADRRRVRGILRELRQRGMP